A DNA window from Nitrospirota bacterium contains the following coding sequences:
- the mutL gene encoding DNA mismatch repair endonuclease MutL: MTEGKIRRLPEELIAKIAAGEVVERPASVVKELVENALDAMAKSIDVRLEAGGLRTIEVRDDGIGMTPADAKLAIERHATSKISSEDDLFAVRTLGFRGEALPSIAAVSRLTLRTRPADANEGFRFSVEGPKVVAEEPTAMPQGTWITAADLFFNTPARRKFMKSERSELGACAQIVSRLALARPDVEFRVNHQDRSLLDFPRASQARRAADVLGERVEDKLLKLDHEEGPLKVGGFAGSPLLHWPNSAGLYLYVNGRYFRDRVLVHAVCDAFSQAIPPGRFPIGVLMLDIDPKLVDVNVHPQKIEVRFRDTSEIYRVVRTATLEALGPRLFSPSPLAPGAEVTPAPPAPSLPLLHHASVPQAPTFAGPAADANAPVASDATSMGSTDRVSPTSPQGMESALLPVVLGQVRNTFILCEGPQGLLVIDQHTAHERVLFEKLKGQLQNGGVTHQALLMPEIFKAAPQEAVILHELIPMLDGAGMDIEPMGSAFAIKSIPSGLNVPHAESFLRDLLREWSDAPGDKTGDPREHLLDLIACRAAVKAGDELNPAELESLVAQTYSSPSAYTCPHGRPVLLEWTFDALEKAFKRK; the protein is encoded by the coding sequence TTGACCGAGGGAAAGATCAGGCGGCTGCCGGAAGAGCTCATCGCGAAGATCGCCGCGGGCGAAGTGGTGGAGCGGCCCGCATCGGTCGTGAAGGAATTGGTCGAAAATGCGCTCGACGCCATGGCGAAATCGATCGACGTCCGACTCGAAGCCGGCGGCCTCCGAACCATCGAGGTCCGTGACGACGGAATCGGCATGACTCCCGCCGACGCCAAGCTGGCCATCGAGAGGCATGCCACGAGTAAGATCTCCAGCGAAGATGATCTCTTCGCGGTGCGCACGCTCGGCTTCCGCGGAGAAGCGCTTCCCAGCATCGCCGCTGTATCCCGCCTCACCCTTCGCACACGGCCAGCCGACGCCAACGAAGGCTTCCGATTCTCGGTGGAAGGGCCGAAAGTCGTCGCGGAAGAACCTACCGCCATGCCGCAAGGAACCTGGATCACCGCGGCTGATCTCTTTTTCAACACGCCCGCCCGCCGCAAATTCATGAAATCGGAACGCTCCGAGCTTGGGGCCTGCGCCCAGATCGTCTCCCGTCTGGCGCTGGCCCGGCCCGACGTGGAGTTTCGCGTCAACCATCAAGACCGCTCCCTGCTCGATTTTCCCCGGGCCTCCCAGGCGAGGCGCGCGGCGGACGTGCTCGGAGAGCGAGTGGAAGACAAGCTCCTCAAGCTGGATCACGAGGAAGGGCCCTTGAAGGTTGGGGGCTTCGCCGGAAGTCCGCTCCTTCACTGGCCGAATTCCGCGGGCCTATATCTTTATGTCAACGGGCGATACTTCCGCGACCGGGTTCTCGTGCACGCCGTTTGCGACGCCTTTTCCCAGGCGATTCCGCCGGGGCGATTCCCTATCGGCGTACTCATGCTCGACATCGATCCCAAACTGGTGGATGTGAACGTGCACCCGCAGAAGATCGAAGTTCGATTCAGAGACACTTCGGAAATCTATCGCGTCGTCCGCACCGCCACCCTCGAAGCGCTGGGACCGCGGCTCTTCTCCCCTTCCCCTCTCGCCCCAGGAGCGGAGGTGACACCCGCGCCCCCCGCACCCTCCTTGCCGCTCCTTCACCACGCCTCGGTTCCGCAGGCCCCCACTTTCGCAGGTCCCGCAGCCGACGCGAATGCACCGGTGGCGTCGGACGCCACGTCGATGGGATCCACCGATCGAGTTTCGCCCACCTCCCCTCAGGGCATGGAGTCTGCCCTCCTCCCCGTGGTTCTGGGGCAAGTGCGCAACACGTTCATCCTCTGCGAAGGTCCACAGGGCCTCCTGGTGATCGACCAACATACGGCGCACGAGCGCGTCCTTTTCGAGAAGCTGAAGGGACAGCTTCAGAACGGAGGCGTGACTCATCAGGCGCTCCTGATGCCGGAGATTTTCAAGGCCGCGCCCCAGGAAGCCGTGATCCTCCACGAACTCATCCCGATGCTGGACGGCGCCGGAATGGACATCGAGCCCATGGGCTCGGCTTTTGCCATCAAGTCGATTCCTTCCGGATTGAACGTCCCCCACGCGGAATCCTTTCTGCGCGATCTCCTTCGCGAGTGGAGCGATGCGCCGGGCGACAAGACGGGAGATCCCCGCGAGCACCTCCTGGATCTCATCGCGTGCCGCGCCGCCGTAAAAGCCGGAGATGAGCTGAACCCGGCCGAGCTGGAATCGCTCGTCGCGCAAACCTACTCCTCCCCGTCGGCCTACACCTGCCCACACGGACGCCCGGTTCTCCTCGAATGGACGTTCGACGCACTGGAAAAAGCATTCAAAAGAAAATAG
- a CDS encoding diguanylate cyclase produces the protein MIDPEQDGPVSDCDREAAVTPEKRPAILVVDDDPAFSKLVVDYLSSREYHVITADSGKTALSMLKKESVDILVLDAILGDFSGYKLCDWVRGKEEHYTPVILVSGLEGTEGKMKSLQVGADDYIQKPFDLNILELRIRNLLSLKTAYDRINELKRDLEKRNLELEILNDELREKNGQLGREKEQAERYRLSLADDLMRTDLLSRFSQNTNSFNLDEIRRAVRDQLAEVLGIRLFTLFLYDHDTRILRLFAHNHPQLRDDLRIRFTDGNLMFDAMQKRQAIYEADFAKSSYYHGRLRKKYMSPFALCVPLQVGIGSIGVLNVNDHPQGYLTDKDTSSIRQVADHLASAISNATSHSQLERLSYLDGLTETYNHRHLHTLLDTEYKKARRYGRPVSFLMIDLDNFKQVNDRYGHLTGDHVLRETAKIMKSNLRDVDQIARYGGEEFAIILPETPLKGALITAERIRRTVDKNIFKTEQHPIHQTISLGVVSYPEIKADTKDELIRLADLAMYEAKQTGKNRVVRFQERRLYTRLTTEGRMVWQATRQSSPGQALLKNISPAGLNLYIPSSVRVGREVSCDLLLPHDAKMISLRGKLVWCQEAGDHAPGYYEVGIRFHEFSKRISDKLHVLEITSVRKVSGKVQVAAS, from the coding sequence ATGATAGACCCCGAACAGGACGGCCCGGTTTCGGATTGCGACCGCGAGGCCGCCGTTACGCCGGAAAAGCGGCCCGCCATCCTCGTGGTCGACGACGATCCCGCGTTCTCAAAACTTGTCGTCGACTATCTCTCCTCCAGGGAGTATCACGTCATCACAGCAGACTCCGGCAAGACGGCTCTCTCCATGCTGAAGAAGGAGTCCGTCGATATTCTGGTGCTGGACGCCATCCTCGGCGATTTCTCCGGCTACAAGCTCTGCGACTGGGTGCGCGGAAAAGAGGAGCACTACACCCCCGTCATCCTCGTGAGCGGCCTCGAAGGCACCGAGGGAAAAATGAAGAGCCTCCAAGTCGGCGCGGACGACTATATCCAGAAACCGTTCGACCTCAACATCCTCGAACTCCGCATCCGCAACCTCCTCTCCCTCAAGACCGCGTACGACCGGATCAATGAACTGAAGAGAGACCTCGAAAAACGCAACTTGGAGCTGGAGATCCTCAACGACGAATTGCGCGAGAAGAACGGCCAGCTCGGCCGGGAAAAAGAGCAGGCGGAACGGTACCGGCTGTCCCTGGCCGACGATCTCATGCGCACCGACCTCCTCTCCCGTTTCAGCCAGAACACCAACTCCTTCAATCTCGACGAAATTCGGAGGGCGGTGCGGGACCAACTTGCCGAAGTGCTCGGCATTCGCCTCTTCACCCTCTTTCTGTACGACCACGACACCCGCATCCTCCGCCTGTTCGCACACAACCATCCACAACTTCGGGATGACCTGCGGATTCGCTTCACCGATGGAAACCTGATGTTCGATGCCATGCAAAAGCGTCAGGCGATCTACGAAGCCGATTTCGCCAAGAGCTCCTACTACCACGGCCGGCTGCGCAAGAAATACATGTCGCCCTTCGCCCTGTGTGTGCCCCTTCAGGTCGGCATCGGCAGCATCGGCGTACTCAACGTCAACGACCATCCGCAAGGTTATCTGACCGACAAGGACACCAGCTCCATTCGTCAGGTAGCGGACCATCTGGCCAGCGCCATTTCCAATGCGACCTCCCACTCGCAACTGGAACGCCTGTCCTACCTGGACGGACTCACGGAAACCTACAATCACCGACACCTCCATACTCTGCTCGACACCGAGTACAAAAAGGCCCGGCGTTACGGGCGGCCCGTGTCCTTCCTCATGATCGACCTGGACAACTTCAAGCAGGTGAACGACCGCTACGGTCATCTCACCGGCGACCACGTTCTGCGCGAAACGGCAAAGATCATGAAATCGAATCTTCGCGACGTGGACCAGATCGCACGCTACGGCGGCGAGGAGTTCGCGATCATCCTTCCGGAGACCCCGCTCAAGGGTGCGCTCATCACCGCCGAACGAATCCGGCGCACGGTGGACAAGAACATTTTCAAGACCGAGCAGCATCCCATTCATCAAACCATCAGCCTCGGCGTCGTGTCCTACCCCGAGATCAAGGCCGACACGAAGGACGAGCTCATCCGCCTCGCCGACCTCGCGATGTATGAGGCCAAGCAAACGGGGAAAAACCGCGTGGTCCGCTTCCAGGAACGAAGGCTCTACACGCGCCTGACCACCGAAGGGCGCATGGTGTGGCAGGCCACCCGGCAATCTTCCCCGGGGCAAGCCCTCCTCAAGAACATCAGTCCCGCGGGTTTGAACCTGTACATTCCTTCAAGCGTGCGGGTGGGCCGAGAGGTCTCCTGCGATCTCCTCCTGCCTCATGACGCCAAGATGATCTCCCTCAGGGGTAAACTCGTCTGGTGCCAGGAAGCCGGAGACCATGCCCCCGGCTACTATGAAGTCGGCATCCGTTTCCACGAATTCTCCAAACGGATTTCAGACAAACTCCACGTTCTCGAAATCACCTCCGTCCGTAAAGTCTCAGGAAAGGTACAGGTGGCTGCCTCATGA
- a CDS encoding CopG family transcriptional regulator gives MIRTQVSLGRGDYEAAKTEARRLGIPFAELVRRALRGILPVRSKKPWMKYAGMVRSGDAASSRTIDEVVYGHER, from the coding sequence ATGATTCGAACACAGGTCAGTTTGGGGAGGGGCGACTACGAGGCGGCCAAGACAGAGGCCAGGCGGCTGGGTATCCCCTTCGCGGAGCTGGTCCGGCGGGCCCTGCGAGGCATCTTGCCGGTCCGGTCGAAAAAGCCGTGGATGAAATATGCCGGCATGGTGAGATCCGGAGACGCCGCCTCAAGCCGGACAATCGACGAAGTGGTCTACGGCCATGAGCGATGA
- a CDS encoding adenine phosphoribosyltransferase, translated as MSRKRPRPLDPKLYIRDIPDFPKAGIIFKDITPLLKSTRAFRGVIDTLANHYKSKRIDLVLAVDARGFLFASPLALRLRAGIIPMRKRGKLPYKTHSVEYQLEYGTDTVEIHQDAISAGDRVLIVDDVLATGGTARAAIELVTRSGGKVVECAFLIELTFLHGRDKLKPHKAFSIVRY; from the coding sequence ATGAGTCGGAAACGACCGCGACCCCTAGATCCCAAGCTCTACATCCGTGACATCCCGGATTTCCCGAAGGCCGGGATCATCTTCAAGGACATCACTCCCCTTCTGAAATCGACCCGGGCCTTCAGGGGCGTCATCGACACACTGGCGAATCACTACAAGAGCAAACGCATCGACCTGGTGCTCGCCGTGGATGCGCGGGGTTTCCTCTTTGCCTCACCTCTCGCGCTCCGGCTGCGCGCCGGCATCATCCCGATGCGCAAGCGCGGCAAACTACCCTACAAGACGCACTCGGTGGAGTATCAACTGGAGTACGGAACAGACACCGTCGAGATCCACCAGGACGCCATCTCGGCGGGAGATCGCGTGCTCATTGTGGATGACGTGCTGGCCACCGGCGGGACCGCCCGCGCCGCGATCGAACTCGTGACGCGCAGCGGCGGAAAAGTCGTGGAGTGTGCATTCCTAATCGAACTCACCTTCCTCCACGGCAGGGACAAGCTCAAACCCCACAAAGCCTTCTCGATCGTCCGGTATTGA
- the cas2 gene encoding CRISPR-associated endonuclease Cas2 has product MKRTRFLVCYDISNPKRLRRVAKVLEGYGRRLQFSVFECPLGSLRFSKLKSDLQGVLNHDQDQVMFVSLGGAEADAGLVIETMGQPYVAHTRITVV; this is encoded by the coding sequence ATGAAACGAACACGATTTCTGGTTTGCTATGACATTTCCAACCCCAAACGTTTGCGCCGTGTGGCCAAAGTTCTTGAAGGCTACGGTCGTCGGCTTCAGTTCTCGGTGTTCGAATGTCCGCTGGGCAGTCTGCGTTTTTCCAAGTTGAAGTCCGATCTACAAGGCGTGCTGAATCACGACCAGGACCAAGTGATGTTCGTATCGCTGGGTGGGGCCGAGGCAGATGCCGGTCTTGTGATCGAAACGATGGGCCAGCCTTATGTGGCTCACACCCGGATAACCGTGGTCTGA
- a CDS encoding histidine--tRNA ligase gives MSMKPDVETERGFRDILGEEAERMDRLVDSARKTFKAYDYRPIILPIVEPAELFVRSVGGTTDIVEKEMFFVTDGHEDTGARESCLRPEGTASAVRAYIKNGLHMSNPIQRLYYTGPMFRNERPQKGRYRQFHQIGAEMFGVGNVRADVEVIAMLWAFLRSVADGARLRLVVNSLGCPVCRPNFTRELLGFLQAQRDALCEDCRRRLASNPMRVLDCKNEGCRKVLIDAPNLTTFWCDPCRAKVDGLNGGLEELKITPTWNNWLVRGLDYYTRTVFEVAAEDGLGSQNAVAAGGRYDGLVEALGGPSTPALGFAIGVERLAMLVSPRESPQTPRLYIGATSDAMRTQASDLAERLRRHFAESPKPVRIRLDLEDRKFRRQLDEAQSLGCEYTVILGDEEMKNGRVIVRDMKASKQEEVLKDDLVPHLMKRLGI, from the coding sequence ATGAGCATGAAACCCGATGTGGAGACCGAGCGAGGGTTCCGCGACATCCTTGGAGAGGAAGCCGAGCGAATGGACAGACTGGTAGATTCGGCCCGGAAAACCTTTAAGGCGTATGACTACCGTCCCATCATCTTACCCATTGTAGAACCGGCCGAGCTGTTTGTTCGAAGCGTCGGCGGCACCACCGACATTGTCGAGAAAGAAATGTTCTTCGTGACCGATGGACATGAGGACACCGGCGCCCGGGAATCGTGTTTGAGACCTGAAGGGACGGCGTCCGCGGTGCGCGCCTACATCAAGAACGGCCTCCACATGTCGAATCCGATCCAACGACTCTACTACACGGGGCCGATGTTCCGGAATGAACGGCCGCAGAAGGGACGCTATCGCCAGTTCCATCAGATCGGCGCCGAAATGTTCGGTGTGGGAAATGTCCGTGCGGACGTGGAAGTCATCGCAATGTTGTGGGCGTTCCTTAGGTCGGTTGCCGATGGCGCACGCCTAAGGCTCGTGGTCAATTCGCTTGGCTGCCCCGTCTGCCGGCCCAACTTTACGCGGGAACTGTTGGGCTTTCTTCAGGCCCAGCGGGACGCCCTTTGCGAGGATTGCCGCAGGAGGCTCGCCTCCAATCCGATGCGCGTCCTGGACTGCAAGAATGAGGGCTGCCGAAAAGTCCTTATCGATGCGCCCAATTTGACGACCTTTTGGTGTGACCCGTGCAGAGCGAAAGTCGACGGCCTCAACGGGGGTCTGGAGGAATTGAAGATTACACCGACCTGGAACAATTGGCTCGTCCGCGGCCTCGACTACTACACGCGTACCGTCTTCGAAGTCGCGGCCGAGGATGGCCTCGGATCTCAAAACGCCGTGGCCGCGGGAGGCCGGTATGACGGGTTGGTCGAGGCGCTGGGAGGTCCATCCACCCCCGCACTCGGCTTCGCGATCGGCGTCGAACGGCTGGCGATGCTCGTCTCTCCGAGGGAATCACCCCAAACCCCCCGTTTGTACATCGGCGCCACCAGCGATGCGATGCGGACCCAGGCATCCGATTTGGCTGAACGCCTCCGAAGGCACTTCGCCGAATCCCCGAAGCCAGTCCGAATCAGACTCGACCTGGAGGACCGCAAGTTCAGGCGCCAGCTTGACGAGGCACAATCTCTGGGATGCGAGTACACCGTCATCCTCGGCGATGAGGAGATGAAGAACGGGAGGGTCATCGTCCGGGACATGAAAGCGTCCAAACAGGAGGAAGTACTCAAGGACGACCTCGTTCCACACTTGATGAAGAGGCTCGGGATTTGA
- the cas1 gene encoding CRISPR-associated endonuclease Cas1 — translation MSDAPVQTQAGLEAQPPMPVRRLHNFLYCPRLFYYQWVENIFQENADTVEGSHAHRNVDRPSRIEDPTKLDLPEGTQIRSLRLASEKLGLVGVVDLIEGGPEGAVLIDYKKGSARRDEAGERVAKEPDAMQLVAQSMLLREHAISVKEAFVYYAADKRRVPVDVSEERTRECLEKLDQAKALAAEGRCPPPLQDDPRCLYCSAYPICLPNESEFWREPKGEPITVKRPPRPEDDDGEILIVQRPGAQIGFRGGQIVVVLKGDTIRALPSMQVRAVYVYGAVQITTQATHAFLEQGVSVSYFSPSGRFLGMLNGLPASGVDTRRGQYRLFDQPTTCLAVAKEMIRAKIHNQRVMLMRNGEPPEKAVSEMMQLRDQTSEAHTMTELLGLEGMAAALYFGNFAGMLKSSDGAGVDFSSRNRRPPRDPVNALLSMGYSVLCKELAGICHSVGLDPFLGVMHQPRYGRPALALDLMEEFRPLIVDSVAVSLINRGEIAKDDFISGSSGVFMNEDGRKAFWEAYGRRMDTEVSHPQFGYSMPYRRMLEVQARQVWRFVRGEASGYVGFTTR, via the coding sequence ATGAGCGACGCCCCCGTTCAAACCCAAGCCGGACTTGAAGCGCAACCGCCGATGCCGGTGCGGCGGCTCCACAACTTCCTCTACTGCCCGCGCCTCTTCTACTACCAGTGGGTCGAAAATATCTTTCAGGAAAACGCGGATACGGTGGAAGGATCGCACGCGCATCGGAACGTGGACCGGCCCTCCCGCATCGAAGACCCGACGAAGCTCGATCTGCCGGAAGGGACGCAGATTCGTTCTCTTCGGCTTGCGAGTGAGAAGCTGGGACTCGTCGGTGTGGTCGATCTCATCGAAGGCGGTCCCGAAGGGGCCGTGTTGATCGATTACAAGAAAGGCTCGGCCCGTCGGGACGAAGCCGGAGAGCGCGTGGCGAAAGAGCCGGATGCGATGCAGCTCGTGGCTCAGTCTATGCTCTTGCGCGAACACGCCATCAGCGTCAAGGAGGCGTTCGTCTACTATGCCGCCGACAAGCGGAGGGTGCCTGTAGACGTATCAGAGGAACGGACCCGTGAATGCCTCGAAAAACTCGATCAGGCCAAAGCCCTCGCCGCCGAAGGCCGCTGCCCACCGCCGCTCCAGGATGATCCACGGTGCCTCTATTGCTCGGCCTATCCGATCTGTCTCCCCAATGAATCCGAGTTCTGGCGCGAACCGAAAGGTGAACCGATTACCGTCAAGCGGCCTCCGAGGCCGGAGGACGACGACGGCGAAATCCTCATCGTCCAGAGGCCCGGCGCCCAAATTGGCTTCAGGGGAGGGCAGATCGTGGTGGTCCTCAAAGGCGATACGATACGAGCGTTGCCATCCATGCAGGTGCGCGCAGTCTACGTCTACGGCGCGGTGCAAATTACAACGCAAGCGACTCATGCTTTCTTGGAACAAGGGGTCTCGGTGTCCTATTTTTCACCGTCCGGGCGTTTCCTCGGCATGCTGAACGGACTCCCCGCCTCCGGCGTGGACACGCGACGCGGTCAGTACCGTCTGTTCGATCAACCCACCACCTGCCTCGCGGTCGCGAAGGAGATGATTCGAGCCAAAATCCACAATCAACGCGTGATGCTCATGCGCAACGGCGAGCCTCCGGAGAAAGCGGTCTCGGAAATGATGCAGCTTCGGGATCAAACCTCGGAAGCGCATACCATGACCGAACTGCTTGGCCTGGAAGGGATGGCGGCGGCGCTCTACTTCGGGAACTTCGCTGGGATGCTGAAATCTTCCGACGGCGCCGGAGTCGATTTCTCATCGCGGAACCGTCGCCCTCCACGCGACCCCGTGAACGCGCTTCTTTCGATGGGATACAGCGTCCTTTGCAAGGAGCTGGCGGGAATTTGCCACAGCGTGGGGCTCGATCCCTTCCTGGGGGTGATGCACCAGCCTCGTTACGGTCGGCCCGCCCTCGCGCTCGATCTCATGGAAGAGTTCCGGCCCCTGATCGTGGATAGCGTGGCGGTCAGCCTGATCAATCGCGGGGAAATCGCGAAGGATGACTTCATTTCCGGTTCATCCGGGGTGTTCATGAACGAAGACGGGCGCAAGGCTTTCTGGGAGGCGTATGGTCGGCGGATGGACACGGAAGTTTCCCATCCGCAGTTTGGCTACAGCATGCCGTACCGGCGTATGTTGGAGGTTCAGGCGAGACAGGTATGGCGGTTTGTTCGCGGAGAGGCATCCGGATATGTCGGATTCACGACCCGGTGA
- a CDS encoding acetyl-CoA carboxylase carboxyltransferase subunit alpha yields MVQHYLPFEQDIEEAERELQELELSVPGHPTAAPREVQKLRDRLHKALAETYGRLTPWQKTLVARHPDRPQSPDYLRDMCEEFMELHGDRSFGEDPSIVGGFARLGSHKVLVLGHSKGKSTKERVHRNFGMSQPEGYRKALRLFRMAERFRKPIVTLVDTPGAYPGIEAEERGQAEAIAHNIRDMFLLKVPIVTAIIGEGGSGGALAIAVADRLIMLEHSVYSVISPEACVAILWKNGENPQRAAEELRLTAQDLLRLGVTNQILTEPTGGAHRDPTRMARELKAAIVTHLDALAGLDPDLLVQQRLEKFRQMGHVPGMGRS; encoded by the coding sequence ATGGTTCAACACTACCTTCCGTTTGAACAGGACATCGAAGAAGCGGAACGCGAACTCCAAGAGTTGGAGTTGAGCGTTCCCGGCCACCCGACCGCCGCCCCGCGGGAAGTCCAGAAACTGCGCGACCGCCTCCACAAAGCCCTGGCCGAGACCTACGGCCGGCTCACTCCCTGGCAAAAGACTCTCGTGGCGCGCCATCCGGACCGGCCCCAGTCCCCCGACTATCTCAGGGACATGTGCGAAGAGTTCATGGAGCTTCATGGCGACCGCTCGTTCGGTGAGGATCCGTCCATCGTCGGTGGGTTCGCCCGGCTGGGGAGCCACAAGGTCCTCGTTCTCGGACATTCCAAGGGAAAAAGCACGAAGGAGCGCGTCCACCGCAATTTCGGAATGAGTCAGCCCGAAGGATATCGAAAGGCCCTGCGGCTCTTTCGAATGGCCGAACGCTTTCGCAAACCCATCGTCACGCTGGTGGACACCCCTGGAGCCTATCCGGGGATCGAAGCCGAAGAACGGGGACAAGCCGAAGCGATCGCCCATAATATCCGCGACATGTTTCTTCTCAAAGTTCCCATCGTGACCGCGATCATCGGCGAGGGAGGAAGCGGTGGCGCCTTGGCCATCGCGGTGGCCGACCGCCTGATCATGCTCGAGCATTCGGTCTATTCGGTGATCTCGCCCGAAGCCTGCGTGGCGATTCTCTGGAAGAACGGCGAGAACCCGCAACGCGCGGCGGAAGAACTCCGACTGACCGCGCAGGATCTCCTCCGGCTGGGCGTGACCAACCAGATCCTGACGGAGCCCACCGGAGGCGCGCATCGCGATCCAACCCGGATGGCGCGGGAGCTCAAGGCCGCGATCGTCACGCATCTCGACGCACTCGCCGGCCTCGATCCCGACCTCCTGGTCCAGCAGCGTCTTGAAAAGTTCCGCCAAATGGGGCATGTCCCTGGGATGGGGAGGTCATGA
- the miaA gene encoding tRNA (adenosine(37)-N6)-dimethylallyltransferase MiaA has protein sequence MEELRPSQPGDPAIEDRIANRAPRIIVVTGPTATGKTAIAHRLALDLDGELVNADSVQIYRHVNVGTGKPSSGLRSERSYHLLDIRNPDEPFDAQQFRRLAAEAIRSILDRGHSAIVVGGTGFYIRSLLYGLFEGAGRDPEIRARLESRLKAEGSASLYAELRVADPATAGKLHPNDSQRLVRALEVWLSTGRPISAWREDHRFAEHPFDPRLFVLQVPREELRKRIDRRVEHMLSEGWVEEVQELLNRGYDERCRPLHSIGYAQLLRVCRGDLSLEEAVSLIQKETSEFARRQTTWYRKEKGANWISPDRYDVILGEARLFLEKHGSTLPSV, from the coding sequence ATGGAAGAGTTGCGGCCCTCGCAACCTGGTGACCCGGCCATAGAAGACCGGATCGCAAACCGAGCGCCACGGATCATTGTCGTCACGGGGCCCACCGCCACCGGCAAGACGGCCATCGCCCATCGCCTGGCCCTCGATCTCGATGGAGAGCTGGTCAACGCCGACTCGGTCCAGATCTATCGGCACGTCAATGTGGGAACGGGCAAACCTTCGTCCGGACTGCGAAGCGAGCGATCGTACCATCTGCTCGATATCCGGAACCCCGACGAACCGTTCGATGCCCAGCAGTTTCGCCGCCTCGCTGCGGAGGCCATTCGATCCATTCTGGACAGGGGCCATTCGGCCATCGTGGTTGGGGGGACGGGCTTTTACATCCGCTCGCTGCTCTACGGCCTGTTCGAAGGCGCGGGACGCGACCCGGAGATTCGCGCCCGACTGGAGTCACGTCTCAAGGCCGAAGGCTCCGCTTCCCTTTATGCGGAACTGCGGGTTGCCGATCCCGCCACCGCGGGGAAGCTTCATCCGAACGACTCACAACGCCTCGTTCGCGCCCTTGAAGTCTGGCTCTCCACGGGTCGTCCCATTTCCGCATGGCGGGAGGACCACCGATTCGCCGAACACCCCTTCGATCCCCGGCTGTTCGTTCTCCAAGTCCCGCGGGAGGAACTCAGGAAGCGGATTGACCGCCGGGTGGAGCACATGCTGAGCGAGGGATGGGTGGAGGAAGTGCAAGAACTCCTGAATCGCGGCTATGACGAGCGATGCCGTCCGCTCCACTCCATCGGCTACGCGCAGCTTCTTCGAGTCTGCCGGGGAGATCTCTCTTTGGAGGAAGCCGTTTCCCTCATCCAAAAGGAGACCTCCGAATTCGCCCGCCGACAGACCACCTGGTATCGAAAGGAAAAAGGCGCGAATTGGATATCTCCCGACAGGTATGATGTAATCCTCGGGGAGGCAAGACTTTTCCTGGAAAAGCATGGTTCAACACTACCTTCCGTTTGA
- a CDS encoding type II toxin-antitoxin system VapC family toxin has protein sequence MSDECYVDTSAFIAFLDGSDSFHSLFQRLFADPPRLITSPLVIAEGHGWFLRRYDAPRALQFLRFIEALATLQIMAVGPEEIRAGEKFLRKFMDQRITLTDAVGLLIMEKRRHKICWSSDAHLGLTGARLVIHSS, from the coding sequence ATGAGCGATGAATGCTATGTGGACACCTCCGCATTCATCGCCTTCCTCGACGGTTCGGACTCCTTCCACTCGTTGTTCCAGAGGCTGTTTGCCGATCCGCCCCGTCTCATAACGTCTCCCCTCGTGATCGCCGAGGGCCACGGCTGGTTCCTCCGGCGGTACGATGCCCCGCGCGCCTTGCAATTTCTCCGCTTCATCGAAGCGCTGGCGACTCTCCAGATCATGGCCGTCGGCCCGGAGGAGATTCGCGCCGGCGAAAAGTTCCTTCGGAAATTCATGGATCAGAGAATTACACTGACCGACGCCGTGGGACTGCTGATCATGGAAAAACGCCGCCACAAGATCTGCTGGAGTTCGGACGCGCACCTCGGTCTCACCGGCGCCCGCCTGGTCATCCACTCATCGTAA